The following are encoded in a window of Fretibacterium sp. OH1220_COT-178 genomic DNA:
- a CDS encoding M20/M25/M40 family metallo-hydrolase, with the protein MLDGKRTEQLIYLCREFVRTPSPSGNEERMARSVKASARALGYDQVDVDHYGNVLMRMRFSEGGPRLLFHAQMDHVPPGDSAKWSFYPYGAAVSRKRIYGSGTMDQKGNLAAMILAGAFLKEDFPKKDLRGELVVAAAVQQECFDVLAARSIASGTKPDAVVLGDASNLEVVRGQPGRAKIALRTEGRMAHALSPAYGVNAAEKMLEVLQAIREQYVPPKDTFIGEGALTLTEVATGLDSLEKVIPTWCSATLVKRMVVGESRDDCLAQIEHTLAPLRKRDEALNLTLSFATTEGRCYTGVVLATEQFVPSWVLPADHPFLAGVRRWLQRGGLEGTLSAGPGFGTSGALYGGERRIPTLIFGAGRPELAHRVDEYIDIDQMRQACVGYRLIASGFLDSSGR; encoded by the coding sequence ATGTTGGACGGCAAACGCACGGAGCAGCTGATCTATCTTTGCCGGGAGTTTGTAAGGACTCCCAGCCCTTCCGGAAACGAGGAACGCATGGCCCGGAGCGTCAAGGCCAGCGCCAGGGCCCTGGGGTACGATCAGGTCGACGTCGACCATTACGGCAACGTCCTGATGCGCATGCGCTTTTCCGAGGGAGGCCCCAGGCTCTTGTTCCACGCACAGATGGATCATGTCCCCCCGGGGGACAGCGCGAAATGGTCCTTCTATCCCTATGGTGCCGCCGTCAGCCGCAAGCGCATCTATGGCAGCGGCACCATGGACCAGAAGGGCAATCTTGCGGCCATGATCCTGGCCGGCGCTTTTCTCAAAGAGGATTTTCCAAAGAAGGACCTGAGGGGAGAGCTCGTCGTCGCTGCGGCAGTCCAGCAGGAGTGCTTCGACGTGCTGGCCGCACGTTCGATAGCCAGCGGGACGAAGCCGGATGCGGTCGTCCTGGGCGATGCCTCGAACCTCGAGGTGGTCAGGGGACAGCCTGGGCGGGCGAAGATAGCGCTTCGCACGGAGGGACGGATGGCGCATGCCCTCTCCCCCGCCTATGGCGTCAACGCCGCGGAGAAGATGTTGGAGGTGCTGCAGGCGATAAGGGAACAGTACGTCCCCCCGAAGGATACCTTCATAGGAGAGGGGGCCCTGACCCTGACGGAGGTGGCGACCGGGCTCGATTCCCTCGAAAAGGTGATCCCCACCTGGTGTTCCGCGACTCTGGTCAAGCGCATGGTCGTGGGGGAGAGCCGGGACGATTGCCTCGCACAGATCGAGCACACCCTGGCGCCGCTGAGAAAGAGGGACGAGGCCCTGAACCTGACTTTGTCCTTTGCCACCACGGAAGGACGCTGCTACACCGGTGTGGTTCTTGCCACCGAGCAGTTCGTCCCGTCGTGGGTCCTGCCGGCCGATCACCCCTTCCTGGCCGGGGTGAGGAGGTGGCTGCAGCGAGGCGGGCTCGAGGGGACCCTTTCCGCCGGGCCGGGCTTCGGGACCAGCGGGGCCCTCTACGGCGGAGAACGGCGTATCCCAACCCTCATTTTCGGCGCCGGAAGGCCGGAACTGGCCCACCGGGTCGACGAATACATCGACATCGATCAAATGCGCCAGGCCTGCGTGGGGTACCGGCTCATCGCCTCCGGATTTCTGGACTCTTCCGGGCGGTAA